Proteins co-encoded in one Haloarcula sp. DT43 genomic window:
- a CDS encoding rubrerythrin-like domain-containing protein — MPTWSDPAPCDDDEQLFECPDCGKRLCSERSTVSCDRCETAMQNLSVPRPE; from the coding sequence ATGCCGACGTGGTCAGACCCAGCCCCCTGTGACGACGACGAACAGCTGTTCGAATGTCCGGACTGCGGAAAACGGCTGTGTAGCGAGCGCTCGACGGTCAGCTGCGACCGCTGTGAGACGGCGATGCAGAACCTCAGCGTGCCGCGACCGGAGTAA
- a CDS encoding GTP-dependent dephospho-CoA kinase family protein gives MSDVVLELPSGLRTDLKEPLGRIYTDTAALLADAADPIIAVGDMVTYHLVEAGRVPDLALVDERTKRSAVDADVTAAIDGFDRELAVANPAATLTAALLGALRDGLDSEGTTLVDVDGEEDLATLPVVLAAPAGASVVYGQPDEGMVLVHCDDTARERARDLLERMDGDTERAMALLE, from the coding sequence GTGTCCGACGTCGTTCTCGAACTCCCGAGCGGCCTGCGAACGGACCTGAAAGAGCCGCTCGGACGCATCTACACCGACACAGCGGCGCTGCTGGCCGACGCCGCGGACCCGATTATCGCCGTCGGCGACATGGTCACCTACCACCTCGTCGAGGCCGGCCGCGTGCCGGACCTCGCGCTGGTCGACGAACGGACCAAGCGCTCGGCCGTCGACGCGGACGTGACGGCGGCAATCGACGGCTTCGACCGGGAACTCGCCGTGGCGAACCCGGCCGCGACGCTCACCGCCGCGCTGCTCGGCGCGCTCCGTGACGGCCTCGACAGCGAGGGGACGACGCTCGTCGACGTCGACGGCGAGGAGGACCTCGCCACGCTGCCCGTCGTCCTCGCCGCGCCGGCCGGGGCGAGCGTCGTCTACGGCCAGCCGGACGAGGGAATGGTGCTGGTCCACTGCGACGACACGGCCCGGGAGCGGGCCCGGGACCTGCTGGAGCGGATGGACGGCGACACCGAGCGAGCGATGGCGCTTCTGGAATAG